The Eurosta solidaginis isolate ZX-2024a chromosome 4, ASM4086904v1, whole genome shotgun sequence genome includes a window with the following:
- the LOC137251114 gene encoding mitochondrial ornithine transporter 2, translating to MFWWKEEKPPPPPPPPSALRSRLIEFVAGSLGGAAQVYVSQPLDTVKVKQQTFPFLYKNMVDCFITTYKKDGIFNGLYAGSVPAVIANVAENSVLFAAYGGCQSFVTYLVGKEDTKQLSTTENAFAGFFAAFFSTFALCPTELVKCKLQAIRESAECCPGVPKTEHMTPWKLTRLIYKTDGLPGFFRGLTSTFAREMPGYFFFFGSYEFTRELLTKPDQSKDDIGAINTMIAGAVGGVMLWTSIFPADVIKSRIQVQNINRGMISLGLEILRKEGILALYNGLLPSVLRTIPATATLFVVYEYTKKTLHAQFQ from the exons ATGTTTTGGTGGAAAGAGGAAAAACCACCACCGCCGCCACCGCCACCAAGTGCTTTACGATCTCGATTGATTGAGTTTGTGGCTGGATCATTGG GTGGTGCAGCGCAGGTATATGTCTCACAACCGCTGGATACCGTTAAAGTTAAACAACAAACATTTCCATTTCTTTATAAGAACATGGTGGATTGCTTTATAACTACGTACAAAAAAGATGGAATTTTTAATGGCTTATATGCTGGAAGTGTGCCTGCAGTTATAGCCAATGTTGCTGAAAATTCAGTATTATTTGCTGCCTATGGTGGTTGTCAATCTTTTGTAACATATCTTGTCGGAAAAGAGGATACCAAACAATTGAGTACGACAGAAAATGCATTTGCTGGTTTCTTTGCGGCATTCTTTTCTACATTTGCACTTTGTCCAACTGAATTGGTTAAATGTAAGCTGCAAGCGATACGTGAG TCCGCTGAATGCTGTCCTGGTGTACCCAAAACTGAGCATATGACGCCATGGAAGTTAACAAGGCTTATCTATAAAACCGATg GCTTACCTGGCTTTTTTCGTGGTCTCACATCGACTTTCGCACGCGAAATGCCTGGATACTTCTTCTTTTTTGGCAGCTATGAGTTTACCCGCGAGCTACTTACCAA ACCCGATCAAAGCAAAGATGACATTGGTGCTATCAATACAATGATCGCGGGTGCTGTTGGTGGTGTTATGCTTTGGACAAGTATCTTTCCGGCTGATGTTATTAAAAGTCGTATACAAGTACAAAATATAAATCGTGGCATGATATCGTTGGGTCTGGAAATTCTACGCAAGGAAGGCATCTTGGCGCTTTACAATGGTCTGCTACCTTCAGTGTTGCGCACCATACCAGCAACGGCTACTCTTTTTGTTGTTTATGAATATACAAAAAAGACATTGCATGCACAATTCCAATAA